From a single Salvelinus sp. IW2-2015 linkage group LG22, ASM291031v2, whole genome shotgun sequence genomic region:
- the LOC111982769 gene encoding small ribosomal subunit protein uS3: MAVQISKKRKFVADGIFKAELNEFLTRELAEDGYSGVEVRVTPTRTEIIILATRTQNVLGEKGRRIRELTAVVQKRFGFPEGNVELYAEKVATRGLCAIAQAESLRYKLLGGLAVRRACYGVLRFIMESGSKGCEVVVSGKLRGQRAKSMKFVDGLMIHSGDPVNYYVDTAVRHVLLRQGVLGIKVKIMLPWDPSGKIGPKKPLPDHVSIVEPKDETIPSTPVSEQKGAKPEAPAAMPPTPVPTA; this comes from the exons ATGGCTGTGCAAATCTCAAAGAAGAGGAAG TTTGTCGCGGACGGAATCTTCAAAGCCGAGCTGAACGAGTTCCTGACGCGCGAGCTTGCAGAGGATGGGTATTCCGGTGTGGAGGTGCGTGTGACCCCGACCAGGACCGAGATCATAATCCTGGCCACAAG GACCCAGAATGTTCTGGGAGAGAAGGGCCGTCGCATCCGGGAGCTGACCGCTGTTGTTCAGAAGAGGTTTGGCTTCCCTGAAGGCAACGTGGAG CTGTATGCTGAGAAGGTTGCAACACGTGGTCTGTGTGCCATTGCTCAGGCTGAGTCCCTGCGCTACAAGTTGCTGGGAGGACTGGCTGTACGTAG GGCTTGCTATGGTGTGCTGAGGTTCATCATGGAGAGTGGCTCTAAGGGTTGTGAAGTGGTAGTTTCTGGGAAACTGAGGGGTCAGAGGGCCAAGTCAATGAAATTTGTTGACGGCCTGATGATCCACAGTGGAGACCCAGTCAACTACTACGTAGACACTGCTGTACGCCACGTCCTGCTCCGACAGG GTGTGCTGGGCATCAAGGTGAAGATCATGTTACCATGGGACCCGAGTGGTAAGATCGGCCCCAAGAAGCCTCTGCCAGACCATGTGAGCATTGTGGAGCCCAAAGACGAGACTATCCCCTCCACCCCTGTGTCTGAGCAGAAGGGGGCCAAGCCAGAGGCCCCAGCAGCCATGCCACCGACTCCTGTACCCACCGCATAG
- the LOC111982780 gene encoding pannexin-1 yields the protein MDIAHVATEYVFSDFLLKEPGQGRYRAVRTELAVDKMVTCVAVGLPLLLISLAFAQEVSVGVQISCFPPANFSRRQAMYVDSYCWAALHTRTLQLWQHKFFPYILLLVAVIMYSPAVFWGFSASPLLQSDLSFIIEELDRCYNRAVTLAKRMATAGEYTDSGASDPTEGCFMYPVVEQYLLTKRRSVVLLWRYLLCRGLNLLTLLLACVYLGYYLCLASLTDQFGCSLRTGLLANDTSIPDQLQCKLVAVGVFTLLSFVNLLVYAMLVPVVIYSALRPFFQSHTHFLKSYQSLPTTGVLPRPQGQWDDLXLYLLFLEENLSELKSYQYVKVLELLRRRGVCDGEDFDAMRLLQMLCLVKTDVTDGKRRNAATSNASDKTPNDNAGLNAKANDNPIAKASQIANANPAAGEASSKAQVPSPAARPKSPVQLLQTQAEARPVPLR from the exons ATGGATATCGCCCACGTCGCTACAGAGTATGTGTTTAGTGATTTCCTCCTGAAGGAGCCGGGTCAGGGAAGGTACCGCGCCGTGCGCACTGAGCTAGCCGTGGACAAGATGGTGACGTGCGTGGCGGTGggactccctctcctcctcatctctctagcCTTCGCCCAGGAGGTCTCTGTAG GTGTTCAGATCAGCTGTTTCCCTCCAGCTAACTTTTCCAGGCGTCAGGCCATGTACGTGGACTCCTACTGCTGGGCAGCCCTACACACTCGAACACTACAGTTATGGCAACACAAG TTCTTCCCYTATATCCTGCTGTTGGTAGCAGTAATTATGTATAGTCCAGCAGTTTTCTGGggtttctctgcctctcctctgcttcAGTCAGACCTCAGCTTCATCATAGAAGAGCTCGACCGCTGCTACAACCGYGCTGTCACTCTGGCTAAACGCATGGCCACTGCTGGGGAATACACAGACAG TGGTGCGTCCGACCCTACTGAGGGGTGTTTCATGTACCCGGTGGTGGAACAGTATCTGCTGACCAAGAGGAggagtgttgtgttgttgtggcgcTACCTGCTGTGTCGAGGCCTCAACCTGCTCACCTTGCTTTTGGCCTGTGTCTACCTGGGCTACTACCTCTGCCTCGCCTCCCTCACTGACCAG TTCGGCTGTTCCCTACGCACCGGACTCCTGGCCAATGACACCTCGATCCCCGAYCAATTACAGTGCAAGCTAGTCGCCGTGGGCGTTTTCACTTTGCTAAG CTTTGTTAACCTGCTGGTGTACGCCATGCTGGTTCCCGTGGTGATATACTCCGCTCTGCGCCCTTTCTTCCAATCACACACCCATTTCCTGAAGTCCTACCAATCACTGCCTACCACCGGTGTTCTGCCGCGCCCCCAGGGGCAATGGGATGACCTGRCACTCTACTTACTTTTCCTGGAAGAAAACCTCAGCGAGCTCAAGTCCTACCAGTACGTgaag GTGTTGGAGTtgctgaggaggaggggggtgtgtGACGGCGAGGACTTTGATGCCATGAGACTGCTTCAGATGCTGTGTCTGGTGAAGACTGATGTCACAGACGGAAAGAGGCGCAACGCAGCTACCTCCAATGCTAGTGACAAAACCCCCAATGATAATGCTGGCCTTAATGCTAAAGCTAATGACAACCCTATTGCTAAAGCTAGCCAAATTGCTAATGCTAACCCTGCCGCTGGGGAGGCCAGTAGCAAGGCCCAAGTCCCCAGTCCAGCAGCAAGGCCCAAGTCCCCAGTCCAGCTTCTCCAGACCCAGGCCGAAGCCAGACCAGTGCCACTGAGATGA